AGTCTATATAATCATTTTTAAGAAATACGGATGATTACTTTTCCAAACTGTTTTCCCTCATCTAAATAACTGAATGCTTCCAGACTTTGATCTAAGGAAAAGATGCGGTCGACAACGGGATGCAATTGATAATTTTCTGCATGCTTTAACGCTGCCCTCAGTTCTTCTCGACAACCCATCGTGGAACCAATCAGTTTATATTGACCATAAAAGAAGGCACGTAAATCAAAATCTATCACATCCTCTGTCGTTGCGCCGAATGTAACAAACCTGCCTCCTTTTTTCAAAATAGCCAGAGAACGGTGAAAAGTTGCTTTTCCATTACTATCAATGACCATATCAACCGTTTCATTACCTAATTTTTCTTCCCAATCATCTGCTGTATCAATGACAACATCAGCTCCAAGTTCACGAGCTTTTTCTCTTTTCTCTTCACTCCGGGAAGTGGTAATTACCCGCGCCCCGATATTTTTAGCGAATGCAATTAAATAAGTTGCAACACCGCCGCCTGCTCCAGGTATAAAGACCGTGTCTGTTTTTTGCAGCTGGCCTTTTGTAAACATTGCCCGATATCCCGTTAATGCAGCTAATGGAAAAGCCGCCGCTTCTTCCCAGCTCATATAAGCCGGTTTTGGCTCTACTTGATCTTCGGAAATGACTATCTTTTCTGCAAACGTGCCATGGTCAGGCATCCCCAGAATATCAAATTCTTTGGGCGGAGCTTCACTGTTTTGTTCCCAACGTAAAGACGGATTAATGATGACTTCATCTCCAATTTTTACATCAATAACGTTTTTACCGATTTCTTCAATGATTCCTGCTCCATCTGAACCAAGAATTAATGCTTCTTCCGATTCTTTTCTGCGGCCGGGGATACCCAGGTCCCTCCGGTTAAGTCCTGCCGCTTTCAATTTCACTACCACTTCTGATCCCCCTGGCTCCAGAGGTTCCATTTCTGTCATATGCAAACCGTCATTTTCATGTACTAATGCCCGCATTCTCTTTTTCCTCCTTCAAATAAGTTCCCATCTGTTTTAATTGTTTTCGACTGGTAATGTCTTCCGAAAAAAACGGAATATAGAATATCGTTTGTGCAGAAAAATCCGCCGCAATATGTTCTAGATACATTTTTTCGTTCTGTTTCCGTTTTTCAATGAAATCACCACTGGCCTTCTCCGGCAATACCTTATTTACAATAATATAAGGTATGACAATCTGAAATTTCTCCAAGAGAAGGATTGCTTTTTTTGTCTCGGCTATCGGCAATTTCTCCGGATTTAAAACAAATAGAAAGGTTGTTTCTTGCCTGTCCAATAGAATATCTCTTGCCTTCGCAAAGCGTTGTTTCCGTTTTTGTAATGTATCGTAAATCGGGTCATCAACGGGTTGACCATCGTTTAATAGTTGAGAATATTGTGTATTCGTTTTCTTTCTTTTCGTTAATAGACCTTCAATCCAAATCCCCATTAATTCCGGAAGAGACAACAAGCGAATGGTATGTCCTGTTGGTGCCGTATCAAATACCAGTTTATCAAACCTGTCCCCTTCTTCCAAAATAATTGATATGAGCTTATCAAATAAGGCCGCTTCATCTGCGCCTGGAGAGGCTTTTGCTGTGTCTAATTGGCGGTGTACTTCTTCCATCATATCAACATGGACAACGCCTTGTATATTTTCCTTTACTTTTTTGATATACGCATCTGTTTCTTTGTCCGAATCAATCTCCAGTGCATATAAGTTTTTTTCAACAGCTGTGATTTTTCCACCAATTCGCTGCTGAAAAATATCACTTACATTGTGCGCAGGATCGGTGGAAACGAGTAATGTACGGTATCCTGTCTCCGCATATTCCATTGCTAAAGCGGCAGCTGAGCTCGATTTTCCGACGCCGCCTTTGCCTCCCACAAAAATAATCCGATTCTTTTCTCCAAGCATCGTTTCCCACCCCTTCTATGTATTTTCACCAACGAATCATTGCCGCTTTTAACAACATCGAATCCCGTTAAGCGGGGATTTATCCATCCCCATCCGTAAATGCCAATCATGGAAAGATTCAATGATGTAAGGGTATAGCTCCAACGTATAATAATAAACTGGATTCGGTATACCCAGCATTTCAGAATATAGAAGCAGCAGGAAAAAATCATCCTCATTTCTCAATTCCCTGGCAACCTCTGACTTGTGCGGCAGACTAATCACTTCCTCATAATACTGAATCAATTGTTTTATTCTATCTGTCAGCATACTACAACCTCCCAAATGATAGCTTTTTGCTTGCTTAGAAGTACCCAAACCTGTTTTCTCGTAAAACAGGTTTGGATGTAAAATCAGTCTTTATCAAATGGATCTTCTATCTTTTTCATCAACTCTGAAAAAGAGGTCAAAGCTATCCATATCGCAAACACAAAGATAATCGAGCCTAATACGAACAGCAGCATATTCGATTCTGTCCCTATCCACGACCATTCAAAGACAACCTGTTGAAACATTGCATACATCGTCATGAAGATCAGAAAAATCATCGGGATAAGTGCCACCATATAATTGCTGCCTCTTCGTTTTAACCAAATCGCAATTAAAAATAAACTGATAGCAGCCAGCAATTGATTGGCTGTACCAAATAATGGCCAGATCAAATATCCGCCCGATCCGAAACCATTCGGACCTTCAGGAATTAACACAAGTGCTGCACTGGAAAGCACGGCAATCGATGTCGCTACATGCGTTTTGGTTAATGGCTGTATTTTATATTCAATGCCTAATTCCGCAATAATATACCGCATCAAACGAACAGATGTATCTAATGTCGTCGCAGCAAAACTGACTACAATAATCGATACAATGGTTGTTGCGATATCTGACGGAATTCCCAAGCCATTTGCTAATGTTGCCGCGCCTTCAATAAATGTCCCCAGTCCGATTGCATTTGCTTCAGTAAAGGAAGTATAGGCTTGTGAAAATGCATCTGTATTTGCAAAGAATGTTCCAACAGCAATAATGGAAACAAGTGCCAAAATCCCTTCTCCCACTGCCCCGAAGTAACCTACAAAACGTGCATCCGTTTCTTTATCCAGCTGTTTAGACGATGTTCCTGAAGATACTAAGCCATGGAACCCGGAAATCGCTCCACATGCGATGGTAATAAAAAGAAGCGGCAGGAAACTTTTATCCGGACTTTCATTTATTGCGGGAGCTGTCATATTCGGAGATGTAAAAAGTAACCCCAAATACAATATTGCCAGTCCAACAACTAATTGATGCGAATTAATAAAATCTCTTGGCTGCAGTAACTTCCATACCGGCAGTGTCGATGCAATATATACATATACCATTAAAATAACAATCCATATCAGGAACGCTGTGGAGACCGTACCCAGGCCAAATAAACCTGTTCCACCTTCTCCACCCATATACCCGACTAAATCAATCTGCAGAAAACCGACTCTGCTTGCCATAACGGCTGCTAAATACATGATGACTAAGGCAATAACCGAGGGCAACAGCATTTTTATATTCCGCTTATACGCTGCATAGCCAATCCAAATAGCTAATGGAATTTGAATAAAAACAGGAACTACGCTGGCAGGATAACTAATAAATAAATTCGAAATAACCCATGCAAAAACAGCGTTTACCATTAATACAAGAATGAGAATAATAAATAAAAATAATAACTTTGCTCTTCTACCTACTAAACGGTCTGCAATTGTCCCGATTGAATATCCCTTATTACGGACAGATAAAGCTAATGTTCCAAAATCATGGACACCAGCTGCAAAAATAGTGCCTAATACCACCCATAAAAACGCTGGAAGCCATCCCCAATAAATAGCTATTGCCGGTCCTAAAATAGGTGCAGCGCCAGCTACGGATGTAAAATGATGCCCCCACAAAACAAATTTATTGGTTGGAACATAGTCCACGCCATCTTTGAATCGATGTGCCGGAGTAACATAATTTGGGTCTAAGCGAAATATTTTTTCTGCAATAAACTTGGAATAATAACGATAACCGAATATAAATACGATTATCCCTACAACCGCAATTAAAATCGAATTCATGTAAAACTCTCCCTCCTTCTTCTATTTTATTTTTATTTGTAAGCGCTTTACAAAATGACCTCCTTTTTCTCAATTTTTTATCAGTTTAACATATTTAAATATATATTCACTATATATTTAAAAAATTTCAAAAAATACTATGGATATATATAAATCGGTAGAATATTTCCTTATTACGCAACGCAACCATAAAAAAAGCATGCGTTAGAATCGATTTATCGAACAATCCTAACGCATACAATTTATTTTCTGATAATCAAAATAAAATGACCGCAGCAAGTGTTGCTGCCAAAAGCCCCAATATGACAGGGAAAAAGTTTTTTCTGACTAATTCCATAGCTGAAACACCACAAAATCCCGCTACAGCTATTAAAGATGACCAGGCAATTAGCGCACCTCCACCAGTCCAAATAGCTCCCAGCTGACCAATTGCAGCCAGTGTACTTGCATCAATAGAAGTTGTCTCCAGCGAAGCAGCCAAAGCACCTGCAATAGGTAAACCAGAAAAGCCGGATCCATCCAGACCCGTGATGATTCCGACAATTAATAAGCTGAAAGCAACAAATACCGTGCTATCCGGAAGAACAGACTGGATCGAAGTAATAATCTCAAATAAAAAAGATGGTGCTTCTTCTACCAATAAAATATCTTTAGAAAATTCGGCACTGCCTAGAAAGAAAAAGCCTGCAATCGGAATGACCGGGCCCATTGCTTTAAATGCAAACACAAACCCATTTGTAATATGATTGCCCACATAATCTAATGCATTACGTCTTCCAAACACACCTGTAGCAAATAACAATAAAATAACCGCTACGCCACCTACAAGTGCTGCTCCTTCTCCACCCACTAAATCACTGGAGCCGAAAAATTTATTATAAAGCATATATCCGACGACCGATATCAAAGCTATAGGTACAATCCAAGCAAAAATACGACTCCACGCGAATAAATGGTTGGAAGCAGGTTCATGCCCGGATGAATCATAGTCTTGAATATTTTCTGCTTCTGTCTGATTTCTCGGATCTTCTTTGGAACGGATTGATTTTCTGTAAAATAAATAGGCTAGTAAAGAAGCAATAACCCCGGTAATAACAGATAAAACAAAAGCTCTGTCCGCAACTGCTGCTGTTTCTACACCGGCTGCTTTTGCTGATAAAGCTGGTGCTACCTGAACAATATAATCCGAAGACAATGCCATTCCCTGACCTGCAATCGTAATAGCAACTGCTGCTGTAATGGCAGGGAGCCCAGACCTTACGGCAGCAGGAACAAGTAATGCACAAATAAGCGGAACAGCTGGAGTCGGCCAGAAAAACAAGGAAATAACATACGTAACGATCAATAAAACAAAATAAGATAGATGGCCGTTTACCATGACCTTCTGAATTGGCTGGATCATCAGCACATCCGCTTGTAAATCTTTTAACGCATTTAAAAGCGCAAGCATAAAAGTAATAATCAAAAAGATATTGAAAAGCTCTTGTGCAGCGACTAAATTGGCATAAAATATCGCCATAAATCCGCTGACGATACTTCCTTTATAAAAACTAGCAATTACAAACGTTCCTAGTAAACTCGGAAGAACAATCCCTCTTCGAAAAATCATTGTCACCAAAATAAGCAAAGTAAAAAATCCATACAATACATGCGGGATAGTTAAACTCATCTCATTCAGACCCTCTCCTTCACTATGTACAGTAGCCTATGCAATAAGGAAGAGAGAGGGTACAAAATAATAAGAAAGGAAAGCAAGACCTTCCTATTTTTTCTGGCCATGCAAAAGCGCAATGGCTTTTTTCAAAACCATTGCGCTGTCACTGATAATGTTATTTTAAAATGTCTATTACTTTTTTAACCGATTCTGCCGATTTATCTAATTGTTGTTTTTCTTCGTCTGTTAAATCCAGCTCGATAATTTTTTCGATTCCACCTCCGCCAAGAACAGTTAGCACGCCTAAATAAATGCCATCATACCCATATTCTCCTTCTAAATAAGCAATGGCCGGTAAAATTCTGCGCTGATCCTTCAGAATCGCTTCTGCCATCACAGTTAAAGAAGCAGCCGGGGCATAGTAAGCACTTCCATTTCCTAACAAATCTACAATTTCACCGCCACCCGTCCGTGTTCTTTGAATAATCTCTTCCAGACGTTCTTTCGAGATCAACTTTTCAAGCGGAATACCTCCTGCATAGGAATAACGAATAAGCGGCACCATATCGTCCCCATGGCCTCCGAGAACAAATCCGGTGATATCTTTTACAGAAATATTTAATTCTTCCGCTATAAAGGCTCGAAAACGGGCTGTATCCAAAACGCCTGATTGTCCGATAACACGTTCTTTTGGCAACCCGGAAGCTCTATAAACGCTGTAGGTCATCGCATCTACCGGATTGGTCAATACAATAATCGTTGTATCTGGTGAGTATTTAACAATTTCTTTTGAAACCGTATTCATTATTTTGGCATTTGTATTCACTAAGTCATCTCGGCTCATCCCCGGCTTCCGAGCAACACCTGCTGTAATAATGACCAGGTCCGAATCCTTTGTATCTGCATAATCAGATGTACCCGTAACTTTTGCATCAAAACCTTGAACTGGCGCCGCTTCTGCCATGTCCAATGCTTTTCCCTTGGTTGGATTCTCCATATCCGGAATATCGACAAGGACGACATCACCTAATTCTTTTTGAGCTACCATTAATGCCGCCGTTGCTCCTGTAAAACCAGAACCAATAACGGAAATCTTTTTTCGTGCAGAAACCATTTTACTTACCCCCTTCATGATTCTTTAAATGTTTATTTAAAGAAAATGTTTGCAACGACGGTTCTTTCCGCTGCTGCAAACATTTTCTCCCGTTCATCTTTTTACTTGATGCATCATGAATTTTACTACTTATGCATCCATATTTTTAATTAGTTCATCAGCGAATTCAGAGCATTTCACTTCTGTTGCCCCATCCATCAGGCGGGCAAAATCATAAGTGACCACTTTTGAACCGATTGTTTTATCCATGGATTTTGTAATTAAATCAGCCGCTTCTCTCCACTCTAAATGCTCAAGCATTAATACAGCAGAAAGAACAACAGAAGATGGATTCACTTTATCCATTCCTGCATATTTCGGTGCAGTTCCATGTGTTGCTTCAAAAATAGCATGTCCTGTGTCATAGTTGATGTTTGCCCCAGGAGCAATACCGATTCCACCAACTTGCGCAGCAAGAGCATCGGAAATATAGTCACCGTTTAAGTTCATGGTAGCAACAACATCAAACTCTTTTGGACGAGTAAGAATTTGCTGTAAGAAAATGTCTGCAATGGAATCTTTTACAATCAGTTTACCAGCAGCTACAGCATCGTCTTCCGCTTTATTCGCTGCATCTTTCCCTTCCGCTTCTACAATACGGTCGTACTCTGCCCATGTGAATACTTTGTCACCGAATTCCTGTTCAGCAACTTCATATCCCCAACTTTTAAATGCGCCTTCTGTAAATTTCATAATGTTTCCTTTATGCACTAACGTAACATTCTTACGGCCTTCATTTAAAGCATAATTAATTGCCGCCCGGACAATACGTTTTGTTCCTTCTTCAGATACCGGTTTCACGCCAATACCAGATGTTTCAGGGAAACGAATATTCTTTACATCCATTTCATTTTGTAAAAAGTTAAGCACTTTTTTCACATCGTCCGTGCCTTTTTGCCATTCAATTCCTGCGTAAATGTCCTCCGTATTTTCACGGAAAATAACCATATCTACCTCTTCAGGACGTTTTACCGGAGATGGTACACCGTCAAAATAACGGACTGGACGCAAACATGTGAATAAATCCAGTTCTTGGCGTAAAGCTACGTTAAGTGAACGGAATCCTCCGCCAATTGGAGTTGTTAGAGGCCCTTTAATAGCAATTTTATATTCATCGATTTTATCCAGCGTGTCTTGTGGTAACCATTCACCTGTTTTATCAAAAGCTTTTTGGCCAGCATATACTTCTAGCCAGTCTACAGATTTTTCACCATTATAAGCTTTTTCAACAGATGCCTCGATAACACGGCGGGCAGCAGCCCAAATGTCCGGGCCAGTTCCATCCCCTTCAATAAATGGGATAATTGGTTTGTTTGGTACATTCATTTCGCCATTTTCTACTACAATTTTTTCACCTTGTGTCATAGATAAAACCCTCCTAGTTATGATTCCTGTTACATTCTATCATATTTTAATGATATTAGCCTCTATCTTTCATAGAAACATATTCCCGTAAATCCGGACCGTTATACTCTGCACGCGGACGAATTAAACGGTTGTCAGCATACTGTTCCAGAATATGAGCTATCCAGCCGGAAGCTCTGCTTACAGCAAATATCGGCGTAAATAAATCTTCTTCAATTCCTAAGCTGTGGTATACAGACGCACTGTAAAAGTCAACGTTTGCAGGCAGTCCTTTATGCTCTTTCACATAGTCTTCAATTTTAATAGACATGTTATACCATTTTTCTTCTCCTGTACGTTTGGTCAACTGTCTGGACATTTCTTTTAAGAATTTAGCCCGCGGGTCACCATTGCGATAGACGCGGTGTCCCATTCCCATAATTTTTTCTTTATTATCCAGCTTCTCTTTAATATATGGAATAGCATTTTCTTCTTCGCCGATTTCATGAAGCATCTTCATTACATTTTCATTCGCGCCGCCGTGCAACGGTCCTTTTAAAGCACCAATCGCTGCTACTATTCCGGAATAAATATCAGAAAGTGTTGCAACACAAACTCTGGCTGTGAACGTAGATGCATTTAATTCATGATCAGCATGTAATACAAGTGCTTTATTAACCGCTTCCACTTCAATATCTTCCGGTTCTTTTCCATTCAGCATATATAAGAAATTAGCAGAATAACTCAAGCCTTCTTTCGGCTGTACCGGATCTTTCCCATCCCGTATTCTTGCAAATGCAGTTACGATAGAAGCAATTTTTGCCTGAATACGAACCGCTTTTCTTTTATTGGATGCTTCATCTGTCTCGTCTGCTTCTTCATCATAAATTCCCAGCAGAGAAACTGCTGTCCGTAAAGCAGCCATCGGATGTACGCTTTTCAAATCATAAGAACGCAAATGATTAATAATAGCATCGGAAATAACCATATTCTTTGCCAACTCAGACTTTAATTCATCTAATTCTGATTTTGTAGGAAGCTTTTGATTCCAGAGTAAATAAATAATTTCTTCAAAACTGGAATTTTCAGCTAAATCATCAATCTTATAACCAACATAGGATAATTGATCATCAATAATGGAACTAATTGCTGACTGCGTTGCGACAATATTTTCTAATCCTTTTGTTGAATTTGCCATATTACCTCTCCCTTTCCAGATAATCAAAATATTTCGTATTTATTCCCATTTAAATAAATAATAATTGGGTAACAAACAAATCTTGGATGTTTCAAGCTATGTAAGAATAAACTTGTACTAATTTATATTCGCATCGCATCGTTCAGGTGATGGAACGCGCATTTTGAAGGCAATAAAACGTGTACCAAAATCTTTTGAAAGTTACGAATCAATGCATGTATTATTCTCTCTTTTAAAACATATTCAAAAACATCTTCTCTTTATTTGTACCCTTCAGCCTGATAAAAAAACTAATCTTTTCAGCTGCCCATCTTCCATTATAAAGGATAATAAGCAGAATGTGAATTGAAACCGTTTAAATTGTGTTAAATACCTATAAGATTTCTTTTATTTAAGTTATTCCTCTGCAGATGAATCTCGATTCAAACACCTGATTACTTCTACTTTCATGGTTTGCAGCATAGATTATATCAGGTCTTTTTTTGGAGGAAATGTTGATGCCATCAAAAATTATCGGACAACTTACCCGCAGCCTTATTGTTATTATTATTTCAGGCAGCAGTGTGTTCTTGCTCTTTCTATTATTTCCTTACATCTACCCTATTTTGATAGCTTTTTTATTATCTTCTATTTTTCAGCCGTTTATCAGATTGTTTGTAAATAAGTTGAAAATGCCGCGATTACTGGCTTTAATATGCACTTTTTCACTTTTTCTCAGCGTATTCTTTATTGCTTTATTCTTTTTAGTAAGCGAAGTCTACCAGGGTATCCTTTATTTATCAGACAAGCTCCCTGCCTATTTTCACTATGTCATGGAGCAATTTCAACAGCTGCTGGACACTTACATTTTACCATTATATGATCAATTACTTTCGCTTTTAACAACGCTGCAGGTGGATTACAGGTTGGAGGTCTATGAGTATATACATTCTTTGACAGAATCGATTACGCAGGCTTTCTCCCATTTTTTTCACATACTGCTGCAGCAAACTGCGAGCTTTTTGATGGTTCTGCCAAACTCCTTTACTGTTTTTATTTTTATAGTCCTGGCTACCTTTATGATCAGTTATGATTACCACAATATCCAGTATAAATTCCGTAAGACTATACCGTCTGATTGGTATGTTCTCTACAAAAAAATAACCTCTCATTTGAAAGAGGCTGTGATAGGTTATTTCAGAGCACAGGTAATACTGGTTTGTCTTTCTGCGGTTATTTTGTGCGCCGGTCTTCTCGTCCTTCGAGTAGAACATGCATTTACGATTGTTTTATTTGCAGCAATTGCTGACTTTATGCCTTATCTGGGTGTTGGCATTATTCTTATACCATGGATTCTTATTAGTTTTTTAACCTTTAACTATCCATTAACGATTGGTTTATCCATACTTTATGCGCTGGTTATTATTATCAGACAGCTTTTAGAACCTAAAATTGTCGCAACATCTATCGGCATTTCTCCTTTAATGATGCTGATAAGTATGTTTTTAGGTGTACAATGGTTCGGCATTTTAGGCTTTATTTTTGCTCCTATTACGTTAGTTATGATGCTTGCGATTAAAAAATCCGGCGTGTTTCAGCAATTATTTCTCTATATCAAAGGATAACTTGTTACCAGCGGCGGTAAATGATGGTATTTCTTCCCATAAATTGCATGATTATTTTCTTTAACTGCTTATTAAACCATTTCCTTGTCCATGGGATTAATAATAATAAGCCAGCTGCATCCAGCACAAATCCTGGAATAATAAGTAAGAATGCTCCAACGAATGTTGCTATTCCATCAAGAAATTCTTCGGCAGGGGGCACCCCTCTTTGTAATTGCTGCTGCGAGCGTCTAAATACTTCCATGCCTTGATATCTGGCAAGAAAAATACCTAACATGGCTGTCGCAATAATTAATCCAACGACCCATAACACGCCGATAAGCCGGCTCAACCATAGAAAGACTCCGATTTCTATTGCCGGAATAATGATGAATGCTGGAAGAAGGTATTTCATTTTCATTTTTAACACCCTTTCTCTTTTGCAACTGAACCGTTTTTGTTCTCAGCGCCTGGAATTACTTCTTTTATAAGAAGCTATCCACATTATAAAATAGAACCTCCGAGTAGCTTTTTCGGAGGTTCTGTTCCTTTTTTAATCATCTATTATAGTAGATAGTAGACACTCATACTTACAATACGTCCGCATGACCTGCATATACTTGGCCGCGGCTGCTATCTACGGTAATATCCTGGCCATCTTCCAGTAATTCGAAGACGCTCTCCACACCTACAACAACTGGAATACCAAGGCTGACGCCAACTACCGCTGCATGCGATGTCAAACCGCCTTCTTCCGTAATCACAGCACCAGCTTTTTCAATCGCCGGCATCATTTCTTTTTCTGTCGCATGTGTTACCAGAATATCTCCTTCATTCATACGGGAAAGTGCTTCTTCATTATTTTGAGCAAAGACAACATGCCCATATGCTCTACTTCTGCCGACACCTTGTCCTTTGGCAATAACATCACCAATCACATGCACTTTCATCAGGTTGGTTGTCCCTTTTTCACCGGCAGGGATTCCTGCAACAACAAGAACGGTATCTCCGCGTTTGCATACGCCTGCTTCCAATCCTCGTTTCACAGATACTTCCAACATTTCATCAGTGGATTTCGTTGGCGTTCCCATCACTGCATGAACTCCCCATACAAGCGCCAATTGCCGATTGACAGATTCATCTACTGTAACTGCAATAATGGTTGCCTTTGGACGGTATTTTGACATCATGCGGGCTGTCGATCCGCTTTCTGTCGGAGCAACAATCGTACCGATATTTAAATTATATGCTGTATGGGATACAGATTGTGTAATGGCTTCTCTGATTTCCATATCTACATTTTTGGAACGTTCTTCTAAAATAACTTTATGGTTTAATCCCGATTCCGCTTTTAAAGCAATGTTACTCATTGTTTGCACGGATTCTACCGGATAAGCGCCTGCAGCTGTCTCACCGGAAAGCATGATAGCATCTGTACCATCAAAAATAGCATTAGCTACGTCAGAAGCTTCTGCACGGGTTGGACGAGGATTGCGCTGCATGGAATCCAACATTTGTGTTGCCGTAATAACCGGTTTCCCTGCTGTATTACACTGCTTAATAAGTTTTTTCTGTACGAGAGGAACATCTTCTGCAGGTATTTCTACACCAAGATCTCCACGTGCAACCATTAAACCATCACTTACTTCCAGGATGCTGTCAATATTATCCACACCCTCCTGGTTTTCAATTTTAGGGATGATTTTTATATGTTCTGCACCATGGTTCTCCAGTACCTCTTTAATTTCCAAAACATCAGAAGGCCGGCGAACAAAAGATGCCGCAATAAAATCGATGCCCTGTTCAATTCCAAAAATAATATCATTGGTATCTTTCTCTGTAATTCCGGGAAGGTTAACCGATACATTCGGCACGTTTACGCCTTTTTTATTTTTAATTTCTCCAGAGTTTAATGCCACAGTGGAAATTTCTCCACTGTCCGTATTAATTTCCTGTACCTCTAACTCAATAAGCCCATCATCCAGCAAAATTTTAGAACCTGCATGGACATCGTTGATTAACCCATCATAAGTAACACTGAACTTTTCAGCGGTACCTTCTACTTCATCCATGGAAACAATCACATTTTCACCTTGAACAATATCTGCTCTTCCTTCTTTAAAGCTTCCTGTACGGATTTCAGGACCTTTTGTATCCAGAAGAATCGCTACTGTTCTATTTTTATTCGCAGCTGCTTCGCGAATATTATTAATCCTTGCACCATGCTCATCATAATCTCCATGGGAGAAGTTTAATCTGGCTACATTCATTCCTGCATCGATTAACTGCTCTAATCTTTCTACTGATTCCGATGCTGGACCGATTGTACAAACTATTTTTGTGTTTCTCATTTTTATTTCCTCCTTCAATTCATAACCAAAACTTCATCAGGTACTTCATATGGGCTTTTAGCCTTCCTCATTAGA
The nucleotide sequence above comes from Oceanobacillus timonensis. Encoded proteins:
- a CDS encoding zinc-binding dehydrogenase, producing MRALVHENDGLHMTEMEPLEPGGSEVVVKLKAAGLNRRDLGIPGRRKESEEALILGSDGAGIIEEIGKNVIDVKIGDEVIINPSLRWEQNSEAPPKEFDILGMPDHGTFAEKIVISEDQVEPKPAYMSWEEAAAFPLAALTGYRAMFTKGQLQKTDTVFIPGAGGGVATYLIAFAKNIGARVITTSRSEEKREKARELGADVVIDTADDWEEKLGNETVDMVIDSNGKATFHRSLAILKKGGRFVTFGATTEDVIDFDLRAFFYGQYKLIGSTMGCREELRAALKHAENYQLHPVVDRIFSLDQSLEAFSYLDEGKQFGKVIIRIS
- a CDS encoding ArsA family ATPase, with product MLGEKNRIIFVGGKGGVGKSSSAAALAMEYAETGYRTLLVSTDPAHNVSDIFQQRIGGKITAVEKNLYALEIDSDKETDAYIKKVKENIQGVVHVDMMEEVHRQLDTAKASPGADEAALFDKLISIILEEGDRFDKLVFDTAPTGHTIRLLSLPELMGIWIEGLLTKRKKTNTQYSQLLNDGQPVDDPIYDTLQKRKQRFAKARDILLDRQETTFLFVLNPEKLPIAETKKAILLLEKFQIVIPYIIVNKVLPEKASGDFIEKRKQNEKMYLEHIAADFSAQTIFYIPFFSEDITSRKQLKQMGTYLKEEKENAGIST
- a CDS encoding cory-CC-star protein, with amino-acid sequence MLTDRIKQLIQYYEEVISLPHKSEVARELRNEDDFFLLLLYSEMLGIPNPVYYYTLELYPYIIESFHDWHLRMGMDKSPLNGIRCC
- a CDS encoding carbon starvation CstA family protein translates to MNSILIAVVGIIVFIFGYRYYSKFIAEKIFRLDPNYVTPAHRFKDGVDYVPTNKFVLWGHHFTSVAGAAPILGPAIAIYWGWLPAFLWVVLGTIFAAGVHDFGTLALSVRNKGYSIGTIADRLVGRRAKLLFLFIILILVLMVNAVFAWVISNLFISYPASVVPVFIQIPLAIWIGYAAYKRNIKMLLPSVIALVIMYLAAVMASRVGFLQIDLVGYMGGEGGTGLFGLGTVSTAFLIWIVILMVYVYIASTLPVWKLLQPRDFINSHQLVVGLAILYLGLLFTSPNMTAPAINESPDKSFLPLLFITIACGAISGFHGLVSSGTSSKQLDKETDARFVGYFGAVGEGILALVSIIAVGTFFANTDAFSQAYTSFTEANAIGLGTFIEGAATLANGLGIPSDIATTIVSIIVVSFAATTLDTSVRLMRYIIAELGIEYKIQPLTKTHVATSIAVLSSAALVLIPEGPNGFGSGGYLIWPLFGTANQLLAAISLFLIAIWLKRRGSNYMVALIPMIFLIFMTMYAMFQQVVFEWSWIGTESNMLLFVLGSIIFVFAIWIALTSFSELMKKIEDPFDKD
- the mdh gene encoding malate dehydrogenase, translating into MVSARKKISVIGSGFTGATAALMVAQKELGDVVLVDIPDMENPTKGKALDMAEAAPVQGFDAKVTGTSDYADTKDSDLVIITAGVARKPGMSRDDLVNTNAKIMNTVSKEIVKYSPDTTIIVLTNPVDAMTYSVYRASGLPKERVIGQSGVLDTARFRAFIAEELNISVKDITGFVLGGHGDDMVPLIRYSYAGGIPLEKLISKERLEEIIQRTRTGGGEIVDLLGNGSAYYAPAASLTVMAEAILKDQRRILPAIAYLEGEYGYDGIYLGVLTVLGGGGIEKIIELDLTDEEKQQLDKSAESVKKVIDILK
- the icd gene encoding NADP-dependent isocitrate dehydrogenase, with protein sequence MTRRVLSMTQGEKIVVENGEMNVPNKPIIPFIEGDGTGPDIWAAARRVIEASVEKAYNGEKSVDWLEVYAGQKAFDKTGEWLPQDTLDKIDEYKIAIKGPLTTPIGGGFRSLNVALRQELDLFTCLRPVRYFDGVPSPVKRPEEVDMVIFRENTEDIYAGIEWQKGTDDVKKVLNFLQNEMDVKNIRFPETSGIGVKPVSEEGTKRIVRAAINYALNEGRKNVTLVHKGNIMKFTEGAFKSWGYEVAEQEFGDKVFTWAEYDRIVEAEGKDAANKAEDDAVAAGKLIVKDSIADIFLQQILTRPKEFDVVATMNLNGDYISDALAAQVGGIGIAPGANINYDTGHAIFEATHGTAPKYAGMDKVNPSSVVLSAVLMLEHLEWREAADLITKSMDKTIGSKVVTYDFARLMDGATEVKCSEFADELIKNMDA